The genomic stretch TGCGCAGCGCCCCCTCGACGTCTCCGGTTTCCACGGCGTCCAGCATCTCCTGCAGCGTGTGCTCGTCCCGGTGGCGGTTCTCGGACATCAGGAAGGCGATGCGCTCCGCGACGGTCCCCAACGCCAGGATCGAAGCGAACAGCAGGGGCCACATGATCGGTCCGCCCTTCAGGAACAGATGAATCAGGCTGGTGCGCTGGATGAGCGCCTTGAGAGCGGCGCCTCGGGTCGGATCCAGGGGCAGGGAGCCCCGCCCTTCGGTAACCACCCGGGCGGCGCCCGCGGTCAGATCTCCGAGGGGACGGACCGCGGGAGTGGAAGAGCCGGTCTGGGCCACGGCGACTCCGGCCGTCTTGCCGTCGCGCGAGGCGAACAGAGCCACCGGTCCGATGAGGGCGAAGCGGCCGTCCTGAAGCGCTCCTTGAGGGTCCACGGCCTTCCCGTCGAAGCGCTCCCCACCGAGCGCCTTCTCCAGGCGCACGATCGACGTTTTGACCACGGCGAGCTTGAGATCGAATTTGTCGGAGACGGAGAGGGAAGCATCGTCGGAGGCGCTTTTCGCGGCCCGGAGAATCGGCTCGTAGCGTTGCAGCTCGCTGGAATGGACCCGCGACTCGAAATTGGCGCGAAATTCCTCGAGGAGGTTCCCGAGGTAGGCGACCTCGTCCTGGCGGAGCTTCAGCTCGGTGCGCCGGTTCGCCAGGTCGAGTGTGCCGGTGTCGGTCTCTCGCGAGACCCGATCGGAATCCCGGCGCAGGTCCGCGAGCCGGGACTCCAGGCGCCCGAGCTCCTTCGAAAGGGGGAGCTTCTCGGCGGCAATGGTTTCCCGCAGCTGGGTCAGCTCCGCCAGGCTAGTTTCCAGATCGCGCTGCGCGTCGGCCCCGAGGCGCTGCATCTCCTGGGGTGCCGCCTGGGCCGGAAGCACGAGGCAGAGCCACGTCATCGCCCCAATCGAGAGCGCCGTAAACCTGGAGCTGCGCGGGATCATTTCACCTCCACCGGCAGCGACACGAACCGGGGACTACTCTTGTTCTGAAGGATTTCCAGGACCTCGTTGACGTCCCGGGCCAGGCGATCGTCCGCCCTCCATGTCCAACCGGCCTCCCCGGGCTTTCCGGTGCCGGCCTCCCCGCGGGCGCTGACGTAATAGGCCTGGGCCAGGCCAACGTAAACGGTCTTCACTTCCGAGGGTTTCCCATCGGAAAGGGCGCGAATCTCGGTCACGACGTTGATCTCGCTGTGGATTCGATTCAGCTCGTTGAGGATTCCCAGCACGTTCTGGAACCGCTCGGCGACCGACACCTTCGCCAGCGCGGGATTCTCGGGCATCCGCTGGAGGAGCGGGGCAAACTTCTCCTGCATCGATTCCGGGACGAAGCGGACCAGCCCCCTCACTCGGGACTCCAAATCCTGCACCTGGCCGCCGAGGTGCCCGGTGATCGCCTTGAGGCCGGCCGCCTCAGAATCGACCTCCCCGCGCGTCTTGAGTGCTTCCCGGCGCTGGTCGCCCGCCTCCCCGAGCTTTTCCTCGGCCGTGGCGATTTCCTTGGTGAGCATGTCGATCCGGGCCGTGAGCATTTCCCGGGCCTGCGCCCAGTCCTTGGTCTCCCGGGAGATGACCTCCCGCGTCTCGACCCATCGGGCCACGATGGCGCGCGTCGATTCCAGGCTGCCCTCCGCCGGCCGGTCCTCGGCAGGCGCCGGGGAAACGCCGGAAAGAGCCGCACCGAGCAGGATCGCCAACACCGATCGCTTCATGCGGCGAGTATCGGGGATCCAGGTCACGAACCGGGTTCGGGAAGGTGACGGTTGGGTTACGAAACGATGTCGTCGCGTCACGGACGGGTTACCACTTGAGGCCGAAGACGAGGGAGTAGGTGGCGCCGGTCTGGTGGACGCTCTTGACCAGGGAATCCTCCTCCGGGGTCCGGAATTCGGTCCGGCGATCGGGGTGGAGGAGATTCTTCGCCTTGAAGGTGACGGAAAGATTCCACGGCTCGCTCAGGATCCTCTGGGTGACGGTCGCGTCGAGAGTCCGGAAGACGGTCTCGAAAGTGCTCGGGACCCCGCCGTCAGAACCCTTGGCGGCTCCCGTGAGGAGCATGTCGCCGACGACGTTGTAGAACACCCCGGCCGAAGAGCCGAGGCGGTCGCTGTCCCAGGTCAGATTGGCATTGAACAGGTACTTCGGCTGTCCCAGAAGGCGTCGCCTCGGCTCGTCCAGATTGAAAGGGGCGAGCGACGCCTGCTCGAAGCTCGGAACTTCGACCTCAGAATGGATGATCGTGAAGTTCGTCCCGATCTCCAGGCCCTCGAGAGGAGGAAGGACTTCCCCCAACGGATAACGGATCTCAAATTCGGCGCCGCGCACCTGGCCGCGCCGGTAGTTCACCGGCTCGAC from Candidatus Polarisedimenticolia bacterium encodes the following:
- a CDS encoding MotA/TolQ/ExbB proton channel family protein, with the translated sequence MIPRSSRFTALSIGAMTWLCLVLPAQAAPQEMQRLGADAQRDLETSLAELTQLRETIAAEKLPLSKELGRLESRLADLRRDSDRVSRETDTGTLDLANRRTELKLRQDEVAYLGNLLEEFRANFESRVHSSELQRYEPILRAAKSASDDASLSVSDKFDLKLAVVKTSIVRLEKALGGERFDGKAVDPQGALQDGRFALIGPVALFASRDGKTAGVAVAQTGSSTPAVRPLGDLTAGAARVVTEGRGSLPLDPTRGAALKALIQRTSLIHLFLKGGPIMWPLLFASILALGTVAERIAFLMSENRHRDEHTLQEMLDAVETGDVEGALRIGKASRYFVCRALTYALEHRQKSISNALMLAQSLEIKRMSRGIPILDTVITLAPLLGLLGTVTGMMSSFSLIGGELSAPSAITGGIAEALIATAFGLGIAIMALIPFNYLNSRVEGARHELDAAATRLELLLQPHRETLSLPSAVAS
- a CDS encoding DUF3450 family protein, producing MKRSVLAILLGAALSGVSPAPAEDRPAEGSLESTRAIVARWVETREVISRETKDWAQAREMLTARIDMLTKEIATAEEKLGEAGDQRREALKTRGEVDSEAAGLKAITGHLGGQVQDLESRVRGLVRFVPESMQEKFAPLLQRMPENPALAKVSVAERFQNVLGILNELNRIHSEINVVTEIRALSDGKPSEVKTVYVGLAQAYYVSARGEAGTGKPGEAGWTWRADDRLARDVNEVLEILQNKSSPRFVSLPVEVK